A genomic window from Nocardioides jiangxiensis includes:
- the mce gene encoding methylmalonyl-CoA epimerase, with protein sequence MTIEIPEHLFIAIDHVGIAVPDLDEAIAFYTEKFGMKVAHEETNEEQGVREAMVAVGDTGSHIQLLAPLSPDTTIGKFLAKSGPGLQQLAYRVTDIDAVSAILRERGLRLLYPEPKRGTSDSRVNFIHPKDAGGVLVELVEPNPDAHH encoded by the coding sequence ATGACGATCGAGATTCCCGAGCACCTGTTCATCGCCATCGACCACGTCGGCATCGCCGTTCCGGACCTCGATGAGGCGATCGCCTTCTACACCGAGAAGTTCGGCATGAAGGTCGCCCACGAGGAGACCAACGAGGAGCAGGGCGTGCGCGAGGCCATGGTCGCCGTCGGTGACACCGGCTCCCACATCCAGCTCCTGGCGCCCCTCTCCCCCGACACCACCATCGGCAAGTTCCTCGCCAAGTCCGGCCCCGGCCTGCAGCAGCTCGCCTACCGCGTCACCGACATCGACGCCGTCTCCGCGATCCTGCGCGAGCGTGGCCTCCGCCTGCTCTACCCGGAGCCGAAGCGCGGCACGTCCGACTCGCGCGTCAACTTCATCCACCCCAAGGACGCCGGCGGCGTGCTGGTCGAGCTGGTCGAGCCGAACCCCGACGCGCACCACTGA
- the ccrA gene encoding crotonyl-CoA carboxylase/reductase, translated as MQNILDAIQNEASAEEFANLELPESYRAVTVHKDEVDMFEGQKSRDKDPRKSLHLDEVAMPEIGPGEAIVAVMASAINYNTVWTSIFEPVSTFGFLERYGRESALGKRHDLPYHIVGSDLAGVVLAVGPGVTKWKAGDRVVAHCLSVELEAPDGHNDTMMDPSQRIWGFETNFGGLADVAMVKANQLMPKPEHLTWEEAASPGLVNCTAYRQLVSKNGGGMKQGDNVLIWGASGGLGGFATQYALNGGANPVCVVSNEEKAQIVRNMGAEMVINRSELDPKFWNEEGTKQNPKEWQRFGKAIRELTGGEDIDIVFEHPGRETFGASVYVTRKGGTITTCASTSGYMHEYDNRYLWMNLKKIVSSHFANYRESWEANRLVAQGKIHPTLSRVYSLEETGQAALDVHHNKHQGKVGVLCLAPEEGLGVKNEELRAKHIDKINLFRGI; from the coding sequence GTGCAGAACATTCTCGACGCGATCCAGAACGAAGCTTCGGCTGAGGAGTTCGCGAACCTCGAGCTTCCCGAGTCCTACCGCGCTGTCACCGTCCACAAGGACGAGGTCGACATGTTCGAGGGCCAGAAGTCCCGCGACAAGGACCCGCGCAAGTCGCTGCACCTCGACGAGGTCGCGATGCCGGAGATCGGTCCGGGCGAGGCGATCGTCGCCGTCATGGCGTCCGCCATCAACTACAACACCGTGTGGACCTCGATCTTCGAGCCGGTCTCGACGTTCGGCTTCCTCGAGCGCTACGGCCGCGAGTCCGCGCTCGGCAAGCGCCACGACCTGCCGTACCACATCGTCGGCTCCGACCTCGCGGGCGTCGTCCTCGCCGTCGGCCCGGGCGTGACCAAGTGGAAGGCCGGCGACCGCGTCGTCGCGCACTGCCTCTCGGTCGAGCTCGAGGCCCCCGACGGCCACAACGACACGATGATGGACCCCTCGCAGCGCATCTGGGGCTTCGAGACCAACTTCGGCGGCCTCGCCGATGTCGCCATGGTCAAGGCCAACCAGCTCATGCCGAAGCCGGAGCACCTCACCTGGGAGGAGGCTGCGTCGCCGGGCCTGGTCAACTGCACCGCCTACCGCCAGCTCGTCTCCAAGAACGGTGGCGGCATGAAGCAGGGCGACAACGTCCTCATCTGGGGCGCCTCGGGCGGCCTCGGCGGCTTCGCGACGCAGTACGCCCTCAACGGTGGCGCCAACCCGGTCTGCGTCGTCTCCAACGAGGAGAAGGCCCAGATCGTCCGCAACATGGGTGCCGAGATGGTCATCAACCGCTCCGAGCTCGACCCCAAGTTCTGGAACGAGGAGGGCACGAAGCAGAACCCGAAGGAGTGGCAGCGCTTCGGCAAGGCCATCCGCGAGCTCACCGGCGGCGAGGACATCGACATCGTCTTCGAGCACCCGGGCCGCGAGACCTTCGGTGCCTCGGTCTACGTCACCCGCAAGGGCGGCACCATCACCACCTGCGCCTCGACCTCGGGCTACATGCACGAGTACGACAACCGCTACCTGTGGATGAACCTCAAGAAGATCGTCTCCTCGCACTTCGCCAACTACCGCGAGTCGTGGGAGGCCAACCGCCTCGTCGCGCAGGGCAAGATCCACCCGACCCTGTCCCGCGTCTACTCCCTCGAGGAGACCGGCCAGGCGGCGCTCGACGTGCACCACAACAAGCACCAGGGCAAGGTCGGCGTCCTCTGCCTCGCCCCGGAGGAGGGCCTCGGTGTGAAGAACGAGGAGCTCCGCGCGAAGCACATCGACAAGATCAACCTGTTCCGCGGCATCTGA
- a CDS encoding AI-2E family transporter, giving the protein MTAPQKPGGAALSHSPFYLGFVGALGALSAFWLGTQVMAIGHILVLIVVSLFLAAGLNPAVTWIQRREVRGRTLRRHWALLIVISVVIGVLALFLSAIVPVIGDQVALITAHAPGWLDQLQHNAQVQKWNEEFGLIERAKEYIQNGDLGKQLFGGVLGFGLAVLSALGNAFVVIVLTLYFLASIDTTKAALYELAPASRRARVAELGDRIFTSVGGYVSGAFVVALCAGVSSLVFLVVIGLGEYAVALAFTVALLDVIPMIGATIGAVVVTAIGFATDVRIGIACAIFYLVYQQVENYVIYPKVMKRSVNVPGSVTVIAALIGAALLGVVGAMLAIPTAAAILLLLREVVIKRQDAA; this is encoded by the coding sequence GTGACGGCTCCCCAGAAGCCGGGTGGCGCGGCGCTCTCGCACAGCCCCTTCTACCTCGGCTTCGTCGGAGCCCTCGGAGCGCTCAGCGCGTTCTGGCTCGGCACGCAGGTGATGGCCATCGGCCACATCCTCGTGCTGATCGTCGTGTCGCTCTTCCTCGCTGCCGGTCTCAACCCGGCCGTGACCTGGATCCAGCGGCGTGAGGTCCGAGGACGGACCCTGCGGCGGCACTGGGCGCTGCTGATCGTGATCTCCGTGGTTATCGGGGTGCTGGCGCTCTTCCTGTCCGCGATCGTGCCCGTGATCGGTGACCAGGTCGCCCTGATCACGGCGCACGCTCCGGGCTGGCTGGACCAGCTGCAGCACAACGCCCAGGTCCAGAAGTGGAACGAGGAGTTCGGCCTCATCGAGCGCGCCAAGGAGTACATCCAGAACGGCGACCTCGGCAAGCAGCTCTTCGGCGGCGTCCTCGGCTTCGGCCTGGCCGTGCTCTCCGCGCTGGGCAACGCGTTCGTCGTCATCGTGCTGACGCTCTACTTCCTCGCCTCGATCGACACCACGAAGGCGGCCCTCTACGAGCTCGCCCCCGCGTCGCGGCGCGCGCGTGTCGCCGAGCTCGGCGACCGGATCTTCACGAGCGTCGGCGGCTACGTCTCCGGAGCCTTCGTCGTCGCTCTCTGCGCCGGCGTCAGCTCGCTGGTCTTCCTGGTCGTCATCGGCCTCGGCGAGTACGCCGTGGCGCTGGCGTTCACGGTCGCCCTGCTCGACGTCATCCCGATGATCGGCGCCACGATCGGCGCCGTGGTCGTCACCGCGATCGGCTTCGCCACCGACGTGCGGATCGGCATCGCCTGCGCGATCTTCTACCTCGTCTACCAGCAGGTCGAGAACTACGTGATCTACCCCAAGGTCATGAAGCGCTCGGTCAACGTACCGGGCTCGGTGACCGTCATCGCCGCCCTGATCGGCGCGGCCCTGCTCGGCGTCGTCGGCGCCATGCTCGCCATCCCCACGGCGGCGGCGATCCTGCTGCTGCTGCGCGAGGTCGTCATCAAGCGGCAGGACGCTGCCTGA
- a CDS encoding EamA family transporter, whose amino-acid sequence MQGMTHDMRTGLGFALLSAVTFGFSGTLASPLLDAGWSPAAVVIIRIAVASTVLAVPAAIALRGRWHLLRDNARLVAAYGCIVVAFTQFSYYSSVAHMDVAVALLIEYVAPVVVLGWLWARHGQRPSRLTALGAVLAVVGLVLVLDLFSGADVSLVGIAWGLAAMLGCAVYFVLSAHPATLPPLALAAGGMVVGGTVLSLAALLGLLELRAATSWVSYGGLAVPWWVPLLLVGIVSTAFAYICGIEAGRRLGSRLSSFAALLEVVAALAVAWVLLGEAPAPVQALGGLGILAGVVLVKLGEPAGETLVSEAPVAPPVAA is encoded by the coding sequence ATGCAGGGGATGACTCATGACATGCGGACGGGCCTCGGCTTCGCGCTGCTCTCCGCCGTCACCTTCGGCTTCTCCGGCACGCTCGCCAGCCCGTTGCTCGACGCCGGCTGGAGCCCGGCGGCCGTCGTGATCATCCGGATCGCCGTCGCGAGCACGGTGCTCGCGGTCCCGGCTGCGATCGCGCTGCGCGGCCGCTGGCACCTGCTGCGGGACAACGCGCGCCTCGTCGCGGCGTACGGCTGCATCGTGGTGGCGTTCACGCAGTTCTCGTACTACAGCTCGGTGGCCCACATGGACGTCGCCGTCGCGCTGCTGATCGAGTACGTCGCCCCGGTCGTGGTCCTCGGCTGGCTCTGGGCCCGCCACGGGCAGCGCCCGAGCCGGCTCACCGCCCTCGGGGCGGTCCTCGCGGTCGTCGGCCTCGTCCTCGTGCTTGACTTGTTCTCCGGCGCCGACGTGAGCCTCGTCGGGATCGCCTGGGGCCTGGCCGCGATGCTCGGCTGCGCCGTCTACTTCGTCCTGTCCGCCCACCCCGCCACGCTGCCGCCGCTCGCCCTCGCTGCGGGCGGCATGGTCGTCGGCGGCACCGTGCTGAGCCTGGCAGCTCTCCTGGGCCTGCTCGAGCTCCGTGCCGCGACGTCCTGGGTGTCGTACGGCGGCCTCGCGGTGCCCTGGTGGGTGCCGCTCCTGCTGGTCGGCATCGTGTCCACCGCCTTCGCCTACATCTGCGGCATCGAGGCGGGGCGTCGGCTCGGGTCGAGGCTGTCGTCGTTCGCGGCGCTGCTCGAGGTGGTGGCGGCGCTCGCGGTCGCGTGGGTGCTGCTCGGGGAGGCGCCCGCGCCGGTGCAGGCGCTCGGCGGTCTGGGCATCCTCGCCGGCGTCGTGCTGGTCAAGCTCGGGGAGCCGGCGGGGGAGACGCTGGTCAGCGAGGCCCCCGTGGCGCCTCCGGTGGCTGCCTGA
- a CDS encoding CGNR zinc finger domain-containing protein, producing MLFAHDTEMNLKAAVALVNSLFSSPRDTDRLSTTDDLDEFFREHSYNFAPRATTQLLGEIQELRAPLRDLLTSPRDAAAETVNAWLSGAGALPQLVRHDALDWHVHAVPTDAHVPVQIRVETAMALIDLIRSDELSRLAVCADDQCEGIVLDLSRNRSRRFCSTTCGNRAAVAAYRARQA from the coding sequence GTGCTTTTCGCCCATGACACCGAGATGAACCTGAAGGCAGCCGTCGCGCTGGTCAACAGCCTCTTCTCGAGCCCGCGCGACACCGACCGGCTCTCGACGACGGACGACCTCGACGAGTTCTTCCGGGAGCACTCCTACAACTTCGCGCCGCGTGCGACCACGCAGCTGCTCGGCGAGATCCAGGAGCTCCGCGCTCCCCTGCGCGACCTGCTCACCTCCCCGCGCGACGCAGCCGCCGAGACGGTCAACGCCTGGCTCTCCGGCGCCGGAGCACTCCCCCAGCTGGTCCGCCACGACGCCCTCGACTGGCACGTGCACGCCGTCCCCACCGATGCCCACGTGCCGGTGCAGATCCGGGTCGAGACCGCGATGGCCCTCATCGACCTGATCCGCTCCGACGAGCTGAGCCGTCTCGCGGTCTGTGCCGACGACCAGTGCGAGGGGATCGTCCTGGACCTCTCCCGCAACCGGTCGCGCCGGTTCTGCTCCACGACCTGCGGCAACCGCGCGGCTGTCGCCGCCTACCGGGCGCGGCAGGCCTGA
- a CDS encoding alpha/beta fold hydrolase, with product MPLHTTSYGDSGSRVVFCHGLFGQGRNWTQHARALAERHRVLLVDMPNHGRSPWSDRMDYLWMADQVAELLDPSDPVALVGHSMGAKAAMVLTLRRPELVERLMVVDMAPVAYGNGSGFRGYIDAMLALDLPSDASREQADAALRDAVPDTGVRSFLLQNLRRTPEGWSWQPNLELLREELGTISGWPAEELAGLPPYDGPVLWVGGADSGYVKDEYAPAMEALFPRVRKVMIKGAGHWVHSEQPQVFREVLTRFVG from the coding sequence GTGCCACTCCACACGACCTCCTACGGCGATTCCGGCAGCCGGGTCGTCTTCTGCCACGGGCTCTTCGGGCAGGGACGCAACTGGACCCAGCATGCGCGGGCGCTCGCGGAGCGCCACCGCGTGCTGCTCGTCGACATGCCCAACCACGGGCGCTCGCCGTGGAGTGACCGCATGGACTACCTCTGGATGGCCGACCAGGTCGCCGAGCTGCTGGACCCGTCCGACCCGGTCGCGCTGGTGGGCCACTCGATGGGGGCGAAGGCCGCCATGGTGCTGACGCTGCGGCGTCCCGAGCTGGTCGAGCGGCTGATGGTTGTGGACATGGCGCCGGTCGCGTACGGCAACGGCTCGGGCTTCCGCGGCTACATCGACGCGATGCTCGCCCTGGACCTGCCCTCCGACGCCTCCCGGGAGCAGGCCGACGCGGCGCTGCGCGACGCCGTACCCGACACGGGGGTGCGGTCCTTCCTCCTGCAGAACCTGCGGCGTACGCCGGAGGGCTGGAGCTGGCAGCCCAACCTCGAGCTCCTCCGCGAGGAGCTCGGCACCATCTCCGGCTGGCCCGCCGAGGAGCTCGCCGGCCTTCCGCCGTACGACGGACCGGTGCTGTGGGTCGGTGGGGCCGACTCCGGCTACGTGAAGGACGAGTACGCGCCGGCGATGGAGGCGCTCTTCCCGCGCGTGCGCAAGGTGATGATCAAGGGCGCGGGACACTGGGTGCACTCCGAGCAGCCCCAGGTCTTCCGCGAGGTGCTCACGCGCTTCGTCGGCTGA
- a CDS encoding MBL fold metallo-hydrolase, translating to MPRLTVTQVADGVHLASTGLVNWILAEEDGQVTLVDAGYPGDACRVRESLAHIGRSLDDVAAVLVTHAHVDHIGGIGWSGLTAPVFTGADEVPHAKREFLQQATEKDVLLRAWNPRVLLWSLRILAVGATRDVAVSEVTSLVPGTPLDLPGRPVAVPTPGHTSGHTAYHFPGAGAVATGDALVTGHPVTGVRRPHLLPGFFSHAPDRVGQGLDALTALDADAVLPGHGPLWRGPIREAVETARG from the coding sequence ATGCCCCGCCTCACCGTCACGCAGGTCGCCGACGGCGTGCACCTCGCGTCGACAGGACTGGTCAACTGGATCCTCGCGGAGGAGGACGGGCAGGTCACGCTCGTCGACGCCGGCTATCCGGGCGACGCCTGCCGCGTGCGTGAGTCGCTGGCCCACATCGGCAGGTCGCTCGACGACGTCGCCGCCGTGCTGGTCACCCACGCCCACGTCGACCACATCGGTGGCATCGGGTGGAGCGGCCTGACCGCACCCGTCTTCACGGGCGCCGACGAGGTGCCGCACGCGAAGCGGGAATTCCTCCAGCAGGCCACCGAGAAGGACGTGCTGCTCCGCGCCTGGAACCCGCGCGTCCTGCTCTGGTCGCTGCGCATCCTCGCCGTCGGAGCGACCCGCGACGTCGCGGTCTCCGAGGTCACCTCCCTCGTTCCCGGCACTCCCCTCGACCTCCCCGGCCGGCCGGTCGCCGTTCCGACGCCGGGGCACACGAGCGGCCACACGGCGTACCACTTCCCGGGGGCGGGTGCGGTCGCCACCGGTGACGCACTGGTCACCGGACACCCCGTCACCGGCGTACGCCGACCCCACCTGCTGCCGGGCTTCTTCAGCCACGCGCCGGACCGGGTGGGCCAGGGCCTCGACGCGCTGACCGCACTCGACGCGGACGCGGTGCTGCCCGGCCACGGCCCCCTGTGGCGCGGGCCGATCCGCGAGGCCGTGGAGACCGCCCGCGGCTGA
- a CDS encoding 3-hydroxyacyl-CoA dehydrogenase family protein: MTDLTNEQIADALILPYLNHAIRMFESGYASAVDIDNGMIYGCGYPKGPMTVAQERGIFTPAAGSSDAGAPEFKIEINKVGVVGTGTMASGMIQVFAQAGYDVVYVGRGQDKLDGVVSFIDKGLSKLVEKGRLTEDAKSDVLGRLSGSTEREALADVDIVVEAIAEDLAIKTELYKDLDRICKPGAILATTTSSMPITKLGEATSRPESVIGMHFFNPATILKLVEVVTTEATSADVAETVLALCANIKKVAVSCGDRSGFIVNCLLFPYLNDAVKLLESGQATMEEIDAAIKEQTGFPMGPFALLDLVGNDVSLAIEKELFETFGAEAPEFEPAATLVAKVEAGELGRKTKKGFYDYSA, from the coding sequence ATGACCGACCTGACCAACGAGCAGATCGCCGACGCGCTGATCCTGCCGTACCTCAACCACGCCATCCGCATGTTCGAGTCCGGCTACGCCTCGGCCGTCGACATCGACAACGGCATGATCTACGGCTGCGGCTACCCGAAGGGCCCGATGACGGTCGCGCAGGAGCGCGGCATCTTCACCCCGGCCGCGGGCTCGTCCGACGCCGGCGCCCCCGAGTTCAAGATCGAGATCAACAAGGTCGGCGTCGTCGGCACCGGCACGATGGCCTCCGGCATGATCCAGGTCTTCGCCCAGGCCGGCTACGACGTCGTCTACGTCGGCCGCGGCCAGGACAAGCTCGACGGCGTCGTCTCCTTCATCGACAAGGGCCTCTCCAAGCTCGTCGAGAAGGGCCGCCTGACCGAGGACGCGAAGTCCGACGTGCTGGGCCGCCTGTCGGGCTCGACCGAGCGTGAGGCCCTGGCCGACGTCGACATCGTCGTCGAGGCCATCGCCGAGGACCTCGCGATCAAGACGGAGCTCTACAAGGACCTCGACCGGATCTGCAAGCCGGGCGCGATCCTGGCGACGACGACCTCGTCGATGCCGATCACCAAGCTGGGCGAGGCCACGAGCCGCCCCGAGTCGGTCATCGGCATGCACTTCTTCAACCCGGCCACGATCCTCAAGCTCGTCGAGGTCGTCACGACCGAGGCCACCTCCGCTGACGTCGCCGAGACCGTGCTGGCGCTCTGCGCGAACATCAAGAAGGTCGCGGTCTCCTGTGGTGACCGTTCGGGCTTCATCGTCAACTGCCTGCTCTTCCCGTACCTCAACGACGCGGTCAAGCTGCTCGAGTCGGGCCAGGCCACGATGGAGGAGATCGACGCCGCGATCAAGGAGCAGACCGGCTTCCCGATGGGTCCGTTCGCGCTGCTCGACCTGGTCGGCAACGACGTCTCGCTCGCCATCGAGAAGGAGCTCTTCGAGACCTTCGGCGCCGAGGCCCCGGAGTTCGAGCCGGCCGCGACCCTGGTCGCCAAGGTCGAGGCGGGCGAGCTCGGCCGCAAGACCAAGAAGGGCTTCTACGACTACTCGGCCTGA
- the nucS gene encoding endonuclease NucS: protein MRIVVARCQVDYAGRLSAHLPMATRVLMLKSDGSVLVHSDGGSYKPLNWMSPPCSVREGATDDGQIEWVVTSRAPSKGQPDTLRILLEEIHHDSSHDLGIDPGLQKDGVEKHLQELLAEHPSTLADGLTLVRREYPTAIGPVDLMCRDAGGQSVAVEIKRRGEIDGVEQLTRYLELLNRDPLLTAKGGVRGIFAAQEIKPQARVLAEDRGIQCAVVDYNALRGLDDPTDRLF, encoded by the coding sequence GTGAGGATCGTCGTAGCCCGCTGCCAGGTCGACTACGCAGGGCGCCTGTCGGCCCACCTGCCGATGGCCACCCGTGTGCTGATGCTGAAGTCCGACGGATCGGTGCTGGTGCACAGCGACGGCGGCTCCTACAAGCCGCTCAACTGGATGAGCCCGCCCTGCTCGGTCCGCGAAGGCGCCACGGACGACGGCCAGATCGAGTGGGTGGTGACTTCCAGGGCCCCGTCCAAGGGCCAGCCCGACACCCTCCGGATCCTTCTCGAGGAGATCCACCACGACTCCTCCCACGACCTCGGCATCGACCCCGGCCTGCAGAAGGACGGCGTCGAGAAGCACCTGCAGGAGCTCCTCGCCGAGCACCCCTCGACACTGGCCGACGGCCTCACTTTGGTACGCCGGGAGTACCCCACCGCGATCGGGCCGGTCGACCTGATGTGCCGCGACGCGGGCGGCCAGTCCGTGGCCGTCGAGATCAAGCGCCGCGGCGAGATCGACGGCGTCGAGCAGCTCACCCGCTACCTCGAGCTCCTCAACCGCGATCCCCTGCTGACCGCCAAGGGCGGTGTCCGCGGCATCTTCGCGGCACAGGAGATCAAGCCGCAGGCGCGCGTCCTCGCGGAGGACCGTGGCATCCAGTGCGCGGTCGTCGACTACAACGCGCTCCGTGGCCTCGACGACCCCACCGACCGGCTCTTCTGA
- a CDS encoding DUF952 domain-containing protein, translating into MQVFHIAERARWRAAKVAGAYAWSTRDRTLEQEGFIHCSREDQWEGIRDLVYKDVREPLVLLVIDTDRLTSPWREDPVGDDTYPHIYGPLNPSAVVEERPLVVTDPPTGSFFRAFVGDVLVRMIAAVLVMLAALVVHALVAPAAGNGVALAAMGATIVVGTLVAIGVYRRLG; encoded by the coding sequence ATGCAGGTCTTCCATATCGCCGAGCGTGCGCGCTGGCGGGCGGCCAAGGTCGCCGGCGCCTACGCGTGGTCGACGCGCGACCGCACGCTCGAGCAGGAGGGCTTCATCCACTGCTCCCGCGAGGACCAGTGGGAGGGCATCCGCGACCTGGTCTACAAGGACGTGCGCGAACCGCTCGTCCTGCTCGTGATCGACACCGACAGGCTCACCTCCCCCTGGCGTGAGGACCCGGTCGGCGACGACACCTACCCCCACATCTATGGTCCGCTGAACCCGTCGGCCGTCGTCGAGGAGCGTCCGCTCGTCGTGACGGACCCGCCCACCGGGTCGTTCTTCCGGGCGTTCGTCGGCGACGTGCTCGTGCGCATGATCGCCGCGGTGCTGGTCATGCTCGCTGCCCTGGTCGTCCACGCACTGGTGGCCCCGGCGGCAGGTAACGGCGTCGCCCTCGCCGCCATGGGCGCGACGATCGTGGTCGGCACCCTCGTGGCGATCGGCGTCTACCGCCGCCTCGGCTAG
- a CDS encoding ferritin: MAAQRFVEQLNAQIGNELAAHNQYLACAIWYDAQTMPQMAAFFYAQALEEREHAMMMVQYLLDADAEVTIPALPGTTSDFADIVAPLALALDQEKRVTAQINELTRIAREEVDFASEQFMGWFIKEQVEEQATIGALLTIAERNRDSVHNLEDFVAREQGGEGADPTAPRAAGA, from the coding sequence ATGGCCGCCCAGCGCTTCGTCGAGCAGCTCAACGCCCAGATCGGCAACGAGCTCGCCGCGCACAACCAGTACCTCGCCTGCGCCATCTGGTACGACGCCCAGACGATGCCGCAGATGGCCGCGTTCTTCTACGCGCAGGCGCTCGAGGAGCGCGAGCACGCGATGATGATGGTGCAGTACCTGCTCGACGCCGACGCCGAGGTGACCATCCCCGCGCTGCCCGGCACGACCTCGGACTTCGCCGACATCGTGGCCCCGCTGGCGCTCGCCCTGGACCAGGAGAAGCGCGTCACGGCCCAGATCAACGAGCTCACGCGGATCGCGCGTGAGGAGGTCGACTTCGCCTCGGAGCAGTTCATGGGCTGGTTCATCAAGGAGCAGGTCGAGGAGCAGGCCACCATCGGCGCCCTGCTCACGATCGCCGAGCGCAACCGCGACTCCGTCCACAACCTCGAGGACTTCGTCGCGCGCGAGCAGGGCGGCGAGGGCGCCGACCCGACCGCGCCGCGCGCCGCCGGCGCCTGA
- a CDS encoding response regulator codes for MSDVRVLVVDDDFMVARLHAELVGSLAGFVVAGVAQTGRDALDAASRLHPDIVLLDVYLPDLSGVQVLEELRAGGAPQADVVMITAARDTETVSRALRLGAVHYLVKPFALADLSDRLRQVAAARQQLASDATLAQAEIDRVFGAVRTPTPLRGLPKGLSEPTMRLVVATLRSQDAAESATELADRAGLSRVSARRYLEHLVGMGWVEVTLKYGAAGRPERLYAWVRD; via the coding sequence ATGAGCGACGTACGGGTCCTGGTCGTCGACGACGACTTCATGGTGGCCCGGCTGCACGCCGAGCTCGTCGGGTCGCTGGCCGGCTTCGTGGTGGCCGGTGTCGCCCAGACCGGACGCGATGCCCTCGACGCGGCGTCGCGCCTGCACCCGGACATCGTGCTGCTCGACGTCTACCTCCCCGACCTGTCGGGGGTGCAGGTGCTGGAGGAGCTGCGCGCCGGTGGTGCGCCCCAGGCCGACGTCGTGATGATCACCGCCGCCCGGGACACCGAGACCGTCAGCAGGGCGCTCCGGCTCGGTGCGGTCCACTACCTCGTCAAGCCGTTCGCCCTGGCCGACCTCTCCGATCGCCTGCGCCAGGTGGCTGCTGCCCGGCAGCAGCTCGCGAGCGACGCGACCCTGGCCCAGGCGGAGATCGACCGGGTCTTCGGAGCGGTGCGCACGCCGACCCCGCTGCGTGGCCTCCCCAAGGGACTGTCCGAGCCGACGATGCGATTGGTCGTGGCCACCCTGCGCTCCCAGGACGCTGCCGAGTCCGCCACCGAGCTGGCGGACCGCGCCGGGCTCTCGCGGGTCAGTGCCCGCCGCTACCTCGAGCACCTCGTCGGCATGGGCTGGGTCGAGGTCACGCTCAAGTACGGCGCCGCGGGCCGCCCGGAGCGGCTCTACGCCTGGGTGCGCGACTGA